A part of Microbacterium atlanticum genomic DNA contains:
- a CDS encoding glycoside hydrolase family 65 protein, whose product MINRDRFPVDPWRLVEKSFDIDDAGVTETLFAVGNGYLGMRGNHPEGRFAHEHGTFINGFHETFPIRHAEQAYGFAEVGQTIVNAPDAKIMRVYVDDEPLSLDVADVRDYERVLDMREGALRRHLVWMTPSGKEVRIEFERMVPFEEKHLAVMTIDVTVLNADAPVTVSCQMINRQDGEDVYGGTPSAPRRAGFDPRKTEKLPERVLQPQEYWQDRLRSALSYRATESGMTIAIVADHLVETANDFTSRTLIEPDIAKNVFRVQARAGVPIRITKLVSYHTSRGVPARELVDRCRRTLDRALAEGLDEIRARQRAWLDAFWERSDVRIGGHDDLQQATRWCLFQLAQAAARADGQGVPAKGMTGSGYSGHYFWDTEIYVLPFLAYTTPLWARNALRMRYLMLPAARRRAFQLNEAGALFPWRTINGEEASAYYAAGTAQYHINADVSYALAKYVRATGDDEFLYREGVDIAVETARLWATLGFWRSNDGVIDGEGDSFHIHGVTGPDEYTTVVNDNLFTNVMARFNLRFAARTVREMAEIDGEVYRQMVDRLSLEPGEPDAWERAAEAMHIPFSPTLGIHPQDHVFLEREIWDLENTPPDKRPLLLHFHPLVIYRYQVLKQADVVLALFLQGNHFSPEDKLADFEYYDPLTTGDSTLSAVVQAILAAEVGYQDLALEYFRESIFVDLGDLHHNAADGVHVASAGGVWTALVSGFGGMRDHFGELSFDPRLPAAWPSLDFVLHWHGTPLTVTVTRDELRVRAAAGDPVGFSVRGVGYVVGAGEEVVVPLEGQGPVISGRPTLRELGDARREDGSLLSASVPTVTSSIPIIVGAADVQQGADV is encoded by the coding sequence ATGATCAACCGGGACCGCTTCCCCGTCGACCCGTGGCGCCTCGTCGAGAAGTCGTTCGACATCGACGACGCCGGCGTCACCGAGACGCTGTTCGCCGTCGGCAACGGCTATCTCGGCATGCGCGGCAACCACCCGGAGGGTCGCTTCGCCCACGAGCACGGCACCTTCATCAACGGCTTCCACGAGACGTTCCCGATCCGCCATGCCGAGCAGGCCTACGGCTTCGCCGAGGTGGGGCAGACGATCGTCAACGCGCCGGACGCGAAGATCATGCGCGTGTACGTCGATGACGAGCCGCTGTCGCTGGACGTGGCCGACGTGCGCGACTACGAGCGCGTCCTCGACATGCGCGAGGGTGCGCTGCGACGCCACCTCGTCTGGATGACCCCGTCGGGCAAGGAGGTGCGGATCGAGTTCGAGCGGATGGTGCCGTTCGAGGAGAAGCACCTGGCCGTGATGACGATCGACGTGACCGTCCTCAACGCCGACGCCCCGGTGACGGTGAGCTGCCAGATGATCAACCGGCAGGACGGCGAGGACGTCTACGGCGGCACCCCGTCGGCGCCGCGGCGCGCGGGGTTCGACCCGCGCAAGACGGAGAAGCTCCCGGAGCGCGTGCTGCAGCCGCAGGAGTACTGGCAGGACCGGCTCCGCTCGGCGCTGTCGTACCGGGCCACCGAGTCGGGCATGACCATCGCCATCGTCGCCGACCATCTGGTCGAGACCGCGAACGACTTCACCTCTCGCACCCTCATCGAGCCCGACATCGCCAAGAACGTGTTCCGGGTGCAGGCGCGGGCGGGCGTGCCCATCCGCATCACCAAGCTGGTCAGCTATCACACGTCGCGCGGCGTGCCGGCCCGTGAGCTCGTCGACCGCTGCCGCCGCACCCTCGACCGGGCGCTCGCCGAAGGGCTCGATGAGATCCGCGCCCGGCAGCGCGCCTGGCTCGACGCGTTCTGGGAGCGCTCCGACGTGCGCATCGGCGGCCACGACGACCTGCAGCAGGCGACCCGCTGGTGCCTGTTCCAGCTGGCGCAGGCCGCGGCGCGCGCCGACGGTCAGGGCGTGCCGGCGAAGGGCATGACGGGATCCGGCTACTCAGGCCACTACTTCTGGGACACCGAGATCTACGTGCTGCCCTTCCTCGCGTACACGACCCCGCTGTGGGCGCGCAACGCACTGCGCATGCGCTACCTCATGCTGCCGGCCGCCCGTCGGCGCGCCTTCCAGCTGAACGAGGCGGGGGCGCTGTTCCCGTGGCGGACGATCAACGGGGAAGAGGCATCCGCCTACTACGCCGCCGGCACGGCGCAGTACCACATCAACGCCGACGTCAGCTACGCGCTGGCGAAGTACGTGCGGGCGACGGGCGACGACGAGTTCCTCTACCGGGAGGGCGTCGACATCGCCGTCGAGACGGCGCGCCTGTGGGCGACGCTCGGATTCTGGCGCTCCAATGACGGCGTCATCGACGGGGAGGGCGACTCGTTCCACATCCACGGTGTCACCGGGCCAGACGAGTACACCACGGTCGTCAACGACAACCTCTTCACGAACGTGATGGCCCGGTTCAACCTGCGGTTCGCCGCCCGCACGGTGCGCGAGATGGCCGAGATCGACGGCGAGGTGTACCGCCAGATGGTGGACCGCCTGTCGCTCGAGCCCGGCGAGCCGGACGCCTGGGAGCGTGCCGCAGAGGCCATGCACATCCCGTTCAGCCCGACGCTCGGCATCCATCCCCAGGACCACGTGTTCCTCGAGCGCGAGATCTGGGATCTCGAGAACACCCCGCCCGACAAGCGGCCGCTGCTGCTGCACTTCCACCCGCTGGTGATCTACCGCTACCAGGTGCTCAAGCAGGCCGACGTGGTGCTCGCGCTGTTCCTGCAGGGCAACCACTTCTCGCCGGAGGACAAGCTCGCCGACTTCGAGTACTACGACCCGCTGACGACCGGCGATTCCACCCTCTCAGCCGTGGTGCAGGCGATCCTCGCCGCCGAGGTCGGCTACCAGGACCTCGCACTGGAGTACTTCCGGGAATCGATCTTCGTCGACCTCGGCGACCTCCACCACAACGCCGCCGACGGCGTGCACGTCGCCTCGGCGGGCGGCGTGTGGACGGCGCTCGTCTCGGGATTCGGCGGCATGCGCGACCACTTCGGCGAGCTGTCGTTCGACCCTCGCCTGCCGGCGGCCTGGCCCTCGCTGGACTTCGTCCTGCACTGGCACGGCACGCCGCTCACCGTCACCGTCACGCGCGACGAGCTGCGGGTGCGCGCGGCCGCCGGCGACCCCGTCGGCTTCAGCGTGCGGGGCGTGGGCTACGTCGTGGGCGCCGGTGAAGAGGTCGTGGTGCCGCTGGAAGGGCAGGGCCCGGTGATCTCGGGGCGGCCCACGCTGCGCGAGCTGGGCGACGCCCGCCGCGAGGACGGCTCGCTGCTGTCGGCGTCGGTCCCGACCGTGACGTCCTCGATCCCCATCATCGTCGGCGCCGCCGACGTCCAGCAGGGCGCCGACGTCTGA
- a CDS encoding DNA polymerase III subunit gamma and tau produces the protein MTTALYRRYRPESFGEMIGQSQVTEPLMTALRSDRVGHAYLFSGPRGCGKTTSARILARCLNCAEGPTDTPCGTCESCVELGRGGGGSLDVVEIDAASHNGVDDARDLRERAVFAPARDRFKIFILDEAHMVTPQGFNALLKLVEEPPEHVKFIFATTEPEKVIGTIRSRTHHYPFRLVPPAAMLEYVEQLCAQEGVEVEQGVLPLVVRAGGGSPRDTLSLLDQLIAGSDPTAGTGALTVRYARAVALLGYTHAELLDEVVDAFAASDASAAFGAVDRVVQTGQDPRRFVDDLLERLRDLIVVAATGQDAAAVLRGVSADDLTRMRRQADAFGAARLSRIADLVVGTLDDMTGATSPRLQLELMVARVLARGTDAAPAAATASAGATAATPASAGAPVAAAASAGAPGTAGGSPVGPVEGASLRRPEQAAPAAGSPPIPPADAPPPLPAGPVTVERMKDAWPRVLGRLEEISRSSWMLASGARILALDGDVLTLAFTSQTDVGKFKHLAAGKGPSEDLRQAILAELGIRVKYIARHDPAGGPGGPGDPRGPGGAGGPGAGDSGAPEVPAPASPGGRADVRPVPPAPDHAPPSRDAPVATTPRASASPRASGGGHSAPAAAAPVTEWAVAPIPSDADAPPPDPGPAAFPVVAAGQLAVDDEPEDAAATAPSRVATLAPAREGDVLPPSEVAPSIESDDDADETDVDAVDAVVDPPVPPTVAPPLAPALRTRNGGVQRYGEAVVRQVLGARFVREEPYEPPTRFS, from the coding sequence GTGACCACCGCCCTCTACCGCCGCTACCGGCCTGAGTCGTTCGGCGAGATGATCGGCCAGTCCCAGGTCACCGAACCGCTCATGACGGCACTGCGCAGCGATCGGGTCGGGCACGCGTATCTCTTCTCCGGCCCGCGCGGCTGCGGCAAGACCACGTCGGCGCGCATCCTCGCACGCTGCCTGAACTGCGCCGAGGGTCCCACCGACACTCCCTGCGGCACGTGCGAGAGCTGCGTCGAGCTGGGTCGCGGCGGGGGCGGCTCGCTCGACGTCGTCGAGATCGACGCCGCCAGCCACAACGGCGTCGACGACGCGCGCGATCTGCGCGAACGGGCCGTGTTCGCCCCCGCGCGCGACCGCTTCAAGATCTTCATCCTCGACGAGGCGCACATGGTGACGCCGCAGGGCTTCAACGCCCTGCTCAAGCTCGTCGAAGAGCCGCCCGAGCACGTCAAGTTCATCTTCGCCACGACCGAGCCCGAGAAGGTCATCGGCACGATCCGCTCGCGCACGCACCACTACCCCTTCCGCCTCGTTCCGCCGGCGGCCATGCTCGAGTACGTCGAGCAGCTGTGCGCGCAGGAGGGCGTCGAGGTCGAGCAGGGCGTGCTTCCGCTCGTCGTGCGGGCCGGCGGCGGCTCACCCCGCGACACGCTGTCGCTGCTCGACCAGCTCATCGCCGGCTCCGACCCGACGGCAGGCACCGGTGCGCTGACGGTGCGGTACGCGCGGGCCGTCGCCCTCCTCGGGTACACGCACGCCGAGCTGCTCGACGAGGTCGTCGACGCCTTCGCCGCCTCCGACGCCTCAGCGGCCTTCGGGGCCGTCGATCGGGTCGTGCAGACCGGTCAGGACCCCCGTCGCTTCGTCGACGACCTGCTCGAGCGCCTCCGCGATCTCATCGTCGTCGCAGCGACGGGCCAGGACGCCGCCGCGGTGCTGCGCGGGGTGTCGGCCGACGACCTCACCCGCATGCGACGGCAGGCGGACGCCTTCGGCGCGGCACGTCTGTCGCGCATCGCCGACCTCGTCGTCGGCACGCTGGACGACATGACCGGCGCCACATCGCCCCGGCTGCAGCTCGAGCTCATGGTCGCCCGCGTGCTCGCCCGGGGTACGGATGCCGCGCCCGCGGCGGCTACCGCCAGCGCCGGGGCGACCGCAGCGACCCCTGCGAGTGCCGGCGCGCCCGTGGCGGCCGCCGCGAGTGCCGGCGCGCCCGGCACCGCGGGCGGGTCCCCGGTCGGCCCTGTCGAGGGCGCAAGCTTGCGCCGGCCGGAGCAGGCGGCTCCCGCGGCGGGTTCCCCTCCGATCCCGCCGGCCGACGCCCCGCCGCCGCTCCCCGCCGGTCCGGTGACGGTGGAGCGCATGAAGGACGCGTGGCCGCGGGTGCTCGGGCGACTGGAGGAGATCAGCAGGTCCTCGTGGATGCTCGCCTCGGGCGCCCGCATCCTCGCGTTGGACGGCGACGTGCTCACCCTCGCGTTCACGAGCCAGACCGACGTCGGCAAGTTCAAGCACCTCGCCGCCGGCAAGGGGCCGAGCGAAGACCTTCGCCAGGCGATCCTGGCCGAGCTCGGCATCCGCGTGAAGTACATCGCACGGCACGACCCCGCCGGCGGACCAGGAGGTCCGGGGGATCCGCGCGGTCCCGGCGGCGCCGGCGGACCCGGCGCCGGCGATTCCGGCGCCCCCGAGGTGCCGGCCCCGGCGTCGCCCGGAGGCCGGGCGGACGTGCGCCCCGTGCCGCCGGCCCCCGATCACGCGCCGCCGTCCCGGGATGCACCGGTCGCGACCACTCCGCGGGCGTCGGCGTCACCGCGGGCGTCCGGCGGCGGCCACTCCGCCCCGGCTGCGGCGGCGCCCGTCACCGAGTGGGCGGTCGCGCCGATCCCCTCCGACGCCGATGCGCCGCCGCCCGATCCGGGCCCCGCAGCGTTTCCCGTCGTCGCTGCCGGCCAGCTCGCCGTCGACGATGAGCCCGAAGACGCCGCGGCGACGGCGCCCAGCCGCGTCGCCACGCTCGCGCCCGCACGGGAGGGCGACGTCCTGCCCCCGTCCGAGGTCGCACCTTCGATCGAGAGCGACGACGACGCCGACGAGACCGATGTCGACGCGGTCGATGCGGTCGTCGATCCTCCGGTGCCACCCACCGTGGCACCTCCGCTTGCTCCGGCGTTGCGCACGCGCAACGGGGGCGTGCAGCGGTACGGCGAGGCCGTGGTCCGCCAGGTCCTGGGTGCCCGGTTCGTGCGCGAGGAGCCCTACGAGCCGCCCACGAGGTTCAGCTAG